Below is a window of Impatiens glandulifera chromosome 2, dImpGla2.1, whole genome shotgun sequence DNA.
ATACACCCTGGAGAAACGATGAAAGAATTTGATGAACGCTTCACCATCATTGTGAATGAGGTTGCCATCTTGGGAAATAATATGGGAACAAGGAGATCACAATCAAAGCATTGAGAGCTCTTCCTAGTGCATGAGAGGTCAAAACAAcggtgatgagagaatccagAAATCTCCACAAAATGCCACTGCATGACCTCTTCAGCGACTTGAAAtcctatgagtttgaaatgaataCAAGGAATGAAGATGAGCCATCATCGTCAAACGTAACCAGGGAATTAGTGACATCTTTGAAACCAGCAGCCCATGAACCTATCAAGTTAGCTGAGTAGTTCAGCGAGGATGCAATGCCCTTACTAGTGAAGAAGTTTGgtagattcatgaagaaaaatcAATCCAACTCATCTtccacaacaacaacaaccaatcTTATGATTACAAGGCTAACATCtgttgttttaattgtgatactTTAGGTCACTACAAATCAGAATGGCGAAAGCGAAGAAGAGATGACAAGAAGTCTGATCAGAAACTAAGGGAGGACAATAAATCATCAAACCATGATAAAGATCAAAAAACAATGATGGTAGAAGAGAACAAAAGAAAATGGCCTCAAATTGACTCGGACAATGATGATGAATAAGTAAGGTGTTTCATGGCCAACAATGAAGAGGTATTAAATTTTGCCTCTAAAGAGTTCACTCGAGACGATTtggttactgcactcaatgacatggttatTGAGTACAAAAACTATTCATCCTTGTTTCAACTCAACCAGACAATATAATCAGTGAAACAaatgaactatcctctaagaacgagaagctcaaggagataGTTCATCTGTTGACCAAggaaaatgaaagaaccaacAACGTGATTGCTACATGGACTAAGTCTAGGGATGCGGTCAATAAGATGACGAGTCATTATAAGCCTTCCAACTTCAAGTTTGGATTAGGTTATGATAACACCAACCCAGACACGTCACGCAAAAAGTCGAAGCCCAAGAAAGGCAAACTTCCTTTCATAAGTTTCGTCAATGGTACTTCAACTAACAATCAAGCAAGTCACGATGCAGATGAGTCAGAAActaaaaaggaaataaaatatgtggaACCAACCGACAAGTCACGGTAACTtaatcctgagagaaggaaagtcaatcTGTCAGCTGGACCTGAACATGACAAGCGTTCAAAGAGGTATCATCATAACTCATATTAAAAACACTATGACTCATCTGAAGGCACACATAGAGATGTTAAGCCTAATGTAAGTAGAATTATTAAGACTAACACTtggaagtccatcagaataatACAAGTATGGATCCCCAAAGGACAGATCAACGttggacccaattaaatatgggtaccaaaatgtgtaaatagttttattttgcaAGGTAAACAAGTCGAATGCTTAGAGGActcagaatggtacttggatagtggatGTTCAAGGCACATCATTGGTAATAGAAAGCTTTTAACCAATATTGTGAAGGAATCTGAATCTAGAATTACATTCGGCGATAACTCCAAGGGTAagactgtgggcaagggtaagattgtccatagTAACTTAACCATAAACAACGTGTTACTTGTcgaaaatttatgttataaccTGCTTAGTATAAGCCAAATGTGTTATATATGATATACTGTTGAATTTCATAAGCaagcatgtttagttaaaaatcaaCAGGACAGTACCTTATTGACAAAGCATAAGATAGGtaacatttataaagttaattggaaaaataaatcaCCTAATCCCATTTGCATGATAGCTATAAATGATCAGAACTGActttggcataaaagactaaatcacttaaacttcaaaatcattaactCTATATGCACTAAAGAACTAGTTGTAGGTATGCCTAATCTAaagttttctaaagataaagtatgttctTCTTGCCAGATGGGTAAATAGATCaagtcaacttttaaaagtaaaggaattATTCAacctgaaagatgtttagaactttttCATATGGACCTTTTCGGCCCAGTTAAAGTAACTAGCTTAGGAGGCATGGAATATAccttagtaattattgatgactactctaggTTCACTTCGGTTATTTTCTTTGCTTCTAAAGATCAAGTTACatctaatttgattaaaatgcttaaaagaatgcaaaatgagaaatcggtaagtgttaataaaattagaagtgatagaggcaCATAATTTACTAATAAGACTCTTTCATGTTACCTTGaagaatccggtattagacacgagttgtctcaGTAAAAACGACTTagctgaaaggagaaacagaaCCCTTAAGGAAGTGGTCAGATCCATGATACCTGATTTTGGAGTGGCTCAAAAGCTTTGGGCAGAGGCTATCAATACATCATGTCATACTCAAACaggtcaataattaataaaagatttaaaaaaacgcCTTATGAAATTTACCATGGAAAAGTCcttaatatcaaatatttttggatttttagcTATAAGTGTTACATTTATAATAAtggcaaaaattatttgactacttttgatgctaaatctgaTGTTGGTATTATGTTATGATATTCTGAAGTCaataaagcatatagagtatacaataacCAGActttaactgttgaagaatcattcCATGTTGTGTTTGATGAATCTGTCAAAAGTAGCACTTCAACATCCATTGATCTGTCTAACAGAATGGAGGACGTTAATCTTCAatctgatagcgaagatgaaGTTATAGTCATCCGAAACATTGTTTCTGATTAGATGGTTGAGAAtgttgaagttcaacaagatcaGACCGCACCTCAACAGGCTACTAAAAGCATGGTTAACTCTGAGAAAATCGGTCGGTCAAATTCTGATCAACCCATTGGTTTATCaaatcttgatcaaataaccggtcGATCAGAAAATGTTTTGGGACCAAACTTTAAATGGAACAACAATCATCCTCCTAAGCGAATTATATATGACCCCTCTGCCCCTCTTAGGACTAGACTTCAATCATTAGATGAATTCGCAAACTCGACTTTCATCTCTTAGATTGAACAAAAGAAAGTGGATGAAGAACTGTAAGATATAGATTGGATCattgcaatgcaagaggaactaaaccaaTTCGAAAGAAACAAAGTATGACATTTAGTTCCAAGACTAGCCCATCAATTTGTCATTGGAACCAAATGGGtctttcaaaacaaattaagtGAAGATGATTTGGTCACAAGGAACAAGGCTAGACTAGTGGCCCAAGGATATACACAGGAGGAAGGCACTGACTTCGAGGAGTCATTTGCTCGTGTTTCCAGACTTGAGGAAATACGAATCTTTTTAGCATTTGCAGCCTTCAAAAATttcaaggtttttcaaatggatgttaagagtgtctttcttaatgaaataattaatgaggAGGTGTATGTCGAGCAACCTCTCGGTTTTAAAAATCCCGCAATGATAAGTCATGTTTTTAGATTGGATAAAGCACTTTAAggtctcaaacaagctcctagagcatgGTATGATATACTTACTAAGTTCCTTTTTTATCATGATTTTACTATAGGATTTGTTgataaaacattgttcaaatttgaaaaagattctcatattttacttgtccaaatatatgttgatgttattatatttgggtcaactaaccccaagctttatgagaaattttctaagatgatgacagataagtttgaaatgagtatgatgggggagcTAAGTTTCTTCTTCGGCCTTCAAGTCCGTCAAATTGAAGGAGGCACCTTCATCAATCAAGCAAAGTACACAAAGGAGATGCTAAAAAAGTTTGGCATGGAGAGTTTCTCTACTGTCTCAACTCCAATGAGCCCATCAATCAAACTtgataaagatgaagatggtcaaagtgTTGATATAATAACCTATTGTGGAATTATCAGATCATTGCTCTACTTAACAGCCAGCAGACCAGACATCCTCTTcgctgttggtgtttgtgggagattccaggctaatcctaaacaatctcattatgtagctgctaaaagaattttgaaatatcttaagggtactcaaaatgtgggactgtggtttccgaaggattccagtttcaatttaataagCTACGCTGATGCAAACTACACAGGTTGTAAGGtggacagaaaaagcaccagcgggaCATGTCAATTCCTTGGTGATCGACTTGTCTCTTGCTATAGAAAAAAGCAAACCTCCATAGCAACTTCAATGACTGAGGCAGAGTATCTTGCTATTGGAAGTTGTTGTGCTCAGCTCTTATGGATCTAACAGCAATTGAAAGATTTCGGTATCCAAGCTGAAGAGTCCTCAATCTTTTATGACAACATCAGCTccatttcattaatatataatccggtgttgcattcaaaaaccaagcacattgatataagacaccattttaTCTGAGATCATGTGGCGTAgaagcacatccggctggaatatgtctcaaccgatTAGTAAGTGGTTGACATCTTTACCAAGCCACTCTAAGAGACtatgttttcttactttagaaatattttgggtcttgcagacattaactaaaattttaaaaatatggcaTGCATTTAGGGAGAACCTCTCTCTTTTTCAAACTATTCATATTACATATGCTTTCACAAACCGGGCATGCATTGGGGGAGAAGTTCTCGCTTCCCAAGATTATTTGTGTTGAAactattttcataaaaacactATGCATGGATTGAGGGAGAAGCTTATGCTTctcaaaaacatatttgttgcataatttcataaattatatgtgTGCATAAACTTAGAGGAAAATAAAATGCTTAGACAGATAAAACCAGGTAATTTTCTCCTTTTGAAATCGACCAGATCACTCAGCCAGAATAATTTTGGATAAACTGTACGGCTTAAGAAAACTGGAAATCAAGTCAATTGGTTATTTATAACACTGAACAACTACCGCTCGAAAAAAATCTCTGCTATTTTCAAGCGGAAgaggtttttcttcaaatttaaaataaccgATTCCTTAAAATTCAGGATATGCAGATAACTGCTCTAGTTAATCTGCATGAACATTTCGGTAGTTTCATCTTCAAATCATAATGGGACAactgttaaaattttaaattatctatCGATTACTGTCTTTCAAGATCAAGAGAGAAATTCAATTACTGTCTAgttgtgagaatattgtaagttgaatagaggttgttctattcaacagagagGTAGCTAGCTTAGTGATATGATTCAAGATATTTAGTGGATATACTTCCGCTTGTGggagaaggggtgacgtagaagttttatctccgaacatccataaaactccatatgttctttacttttttattttatattcggTTGTTCAAAGCTTTAAATCCGACAAacacttctgcacttgaattcgtttcaagagtttggaggatttgtgaagaatagaaatagatattaatccctcagaggattattatcgaagagtttatcgtaagttgttaacaatagttagaccccagCCTCTATTGGTAACACCGATTCTATTCACATGGTGTACAAGATCCCTTGAGGAAATGTTGGAGTAGGGATGAATTCCTCATTTGCGGCTACCGTAGTTGTGGAGGGAGTCATTACTAGAGTTAGGATCTCCTTCTGAATGACTTGATCA
It encodes the following:
- the LOC124924500 gene encoding uncharacterized mitochondrial protein AtMg00810-like, whose translation is MGELSFFFGLQVRQIEGGTFINQAKYTKEMLKKFGMESFSTVSTPMSPSIKLDKDEDGQSVDIITYCGIIRSLLYLTASRPDILFADSSFNLISYADANYTGCKVDRKSTSGTCQFLGDRLVSCYRKKQTSIATSMTEAEYLAIGSCCAQLLWI